Within the Acidipropionibacterium acidipropionici genome, the region CGGACGAGCCGCCGGGCTACCGGCACAAGCACTCATCACACTGGTCAAGGAGGCGCTTCGATCATGAGCACCCGCACCGCACGAGACGCAGACACGGACGTCGCCTGGCGTCGCAGGGCCGTCATCACATCGATCTGGTCCTCGGCGATCGCCCTGGCCCTCCTCATCGCCGCCGCCGTCATCATCTGGTCCTGGCGCGATCAGCTGCCCCACCCGCTGGCCACCCACTGGAGCGGCGGATCCGCCCCGGACGGATTCTCCGGTCTCACCAGTTTCATAACGTTCATGGGAGCCACCGGACTGGGATGCATCGCCCTCTTCGACGCGATCGCCCTGTTCTCGGGTCGCACCGCGGCCACCCTGCGGATGACGGCCGCCGGAAACGTCTGGATCGCCGGGCTGCTCGCCACCATCGCGACCGGTTCGACCGCCGTCCAGCGGGGGCTCGCCGACGCCCACCACGTCGTTCTCCCCGGCTGGCTGCTGCCGACCGCGATGCTGGCCCCCCTTATCCCCGCAGTCATCGCGGCCTTCCTGGTGCCCGCGGACCGGCATCAGCCGTCCGCCTCCCGGATCCCCGAAGGCGCGCCTCAGATCCCGCTCGGCGCCTCCGCCCGTGCCGTCTGGCTGCGCCGCACCTCCAGCGGCCCGGGAGCGGCGATCGCCGTGGGCTCGATACTGCTGGTCGTCGTGCTGTCCATCGTTCTCGACACCCCCGGGATCCTCGCGCTGGTCGCAGTGCTCACCCTGGTGCTGGGAGCCACCCTGGCCTTCCGGGTCCGGGTGGACGCCACCGGGCTCACGGTGCGCTCCCTGCTCGGCTTTCCGAGCACCCGCATCCGGGCCGACGAGGTGGAACGGGCCTCGGTGATCGACGTCTCCCCACTGCGCGACTTCGGAGGCTGGGGATGGCGGGTCGGCCACGGCGGCCGCACCGGAATCGTGCTGCGCTCCGGAGAGGCCCTGCTGGTCGAGCAGACCGGCGGGCGTTCACTGGTGATCACGGTCGAGGACGCCGCCCAGGGCGCCGCACTGCTCAGCACCATGGCCGTGCGGGCCCGGGGCCGCGGCTGACATATCGGATACACGGCCCCCTCCGGGCATTCCAGCGAGACACCCCCCGATCTGTGGCGATTCTGTCCCAGACCCCCGGGGTCGCGCTGAGATGCCCGGCACGGGCGGAGTATCAGGCCCGGCTCCTCAGCCCCGCTGCCAGTCGGCGGCCCTGCGGGGCCGGGCGAAGCACAGGCAGGCGACCAGTCCGGCCCCCGCCAGAACCACCGACAGCCACATCGAGTCGCCCATGGCCCGCGCCAGGTCGGGACGGGTCTGCGTGCGCCAGGTCATGAGGGTGGCGATCCCGGACGATCCCAGCACCGCCGCCACCTGCTGCATCTCGGAGTAGAGCCCGGCCCCGGCGCCGGCCAGCTTCGGCGAGAGGTTGGCGGTGGCGGTCACCGACAGCGGCGACCAGATGAAGGCGTTGCCGACGCCGATGACCGTCATCGCCGCCAGCACGGTGAGGATCGGGGTGCTCGGCGACATCGCCAGGGCAAGCCAGGACAGGCCGACGGCCATGCATCCGAAACCGGTGACGGCCAGCGGCTTCGGATCGTGGCCGTCGAGCCAGCGGCCCACCGGGTTCGCCAGGAGGATCGACATCACGGCGCTCGGCAGGGTCATGAGGGCCGCCTCGGTGGGGCTGAGATCCCGCACATTCTGAAGGAACATGGTGAGCGGATAGTTCTGGGCGAAGACGATCGCCCCCATCGCCGCGATACCGACCACCGCGGCGCTGAAGTTCCGGTCGGCGAAGAGCCGCAGCGGCACCAGCGCCTCGTGGCCCATGTGGTGCTGCCACGCCACGAAGACCACCAGCAGGGCGAGACCCACGACGATGAGCCGCGGCACCGTGATCAGCCCGGCGATGGCGCCCCAGGAGTAGCGCTGACCCTCCTGGACGCCGAAGACCACCAGACCCAGCCCCGCCGCGCTGAGCAGCACCCCCGGCCAGTCGAGGCGACCCGAGGTCCCGGGCAGGGCGGGCACGAAACGGGCCGCGGCCACCATGCCGAGCAGCCCGACCGGAAGGTTGACGTAGAAGATCCACTGCCACCCCGGACCGTCGACCAGCACCCCTCCGAGCAGCGGGCCGATGATATTGGCCACTCCCCCGGTGGCCCCCCAGATCGCCATCGCCCTCCCTCGCCCGTCGGGAGGGAAGATCCGGGTGACCATCGACATGGTCTGCGGGGAGACGATCGCGGCCCCGACCCCCTGCAGGGCCCGGGCGGCGATGAGCATTCCGGCGGTGGTGGAGAGCCCGCACAGCAGGGAGGCGAGGGTGAACACCGCCAGGCCAGTCATGTAGACCCGTTTGAGGCCGAGGCGGTCCCCGAGGCGTCCGGTGATGAGCATGAGTGCCGCGTAGGGCAGCAGGTAGGCGCTGGTCACCCAGGCCAGCAGGGTGAGATCGGCATGCAGCTCCCGTTGCATCCGAGGCAGTGCGACGGTGACGATGCTGGCGTCGATCATCATCATGAAGAAGCCGACCAGGATCGACCACAGCGCCGGCCAGGGGCGATTCAATCGGGGATCCACGGAGGCCAGACGCGGATCCCGGGGCGCCGGGGAGGTCCAGGAATCGCTCACCCGACCCACCCTAGGCCCCCGCACCCCACCCCAGGGCCCGTCCTCGTCCCGACGAGGGTCGACCACCGACGCAGCCGACGCCGTGCCGGATCACCAGGGCCGGTCAGCCGCCGAAGAAGCTGGTGAACAGCCAGGCCACCAGGACGGTGAGCGGCAGGGACAGCACGGTGGTGAGGACGACGGCCGCCTCGGCGATCCTCTCCCCCACCTTCGCCCGGGTGGCGGCGATGAAGGCGTTCTGGGCGGTGGGCAGCCCCGCCATCACGACGACCGCCATGAGGGCGTGCCCGCTCATCCCCAGGGCCAGCCCGGCACCCAGGGCGATCAGCGGCTGGACGACGAGTTTGAACCCCACAGCCAGCCCGGTGAGGTGGCCGTCGAGGTCATGGAGGGAGAAGGTCTGACCCACCAGGGAGACGCCCAGGGCGATGAGCACGGTGCCGGGCGCGGCCTCGCCGATGAGATGGGCGGTGGTGCTCACGATCGAGGGGAGGTGGACGCCGGTGGCGGAGATGAGGAACCCGAGGACGGCGGCGATCACCATCGGATTGGTGAACACCCGCCGCAGCACCCCGGAGACAGTGGGCCGCACGCCGCTGCCGACAAGGTCGGACAGGACGTAGAAGAGAGGCGTGAGGAATCCCAGCTGGAAGATCATCACCGGGACGCCGTAGGAGGCGTGGCCGAGCACGTAGATGCCGATCGGGATGCCGATGTAGGCGGCGTTGTTGAGCGACGCCGACATCGACCCGAGCACCACCTGGCCGGCGTCGGCACCCATCGCGAACCGGGCGATGAGGGC harbors:
- a CDS encoding AEC family transporter, with product MVVIAENVAALAVVILVGWVLRRTGAVGAEAGKVLSSFVYWAAAPALLLYSIAETPISQVLGRPLVVAAASGLITAALFALIARFAMGADAGQVVLGSMSASLNNAAYIGIPIGIYVLGHASYGVPVMIFQLGFLTPLFYVLSDLVGSGVRPTVSGVLRRVFTNPMVIAAVLGFLISATGVHLPSIVSTTAHLIGEAAPGTVLIALGVSLVGQTFSLHDLDGHLTGLAVGFKLVVQPLIALGAGLALGMSGHALMAVVVMAGLPTAQNAFIAATRAKVGERIAEAAVVLTTVLSLPLTVLVAWLFTSFFGG
- a CDS encoding DHA2 family efflux MFS transporter permease subunit, which codes for MSDSWTSPAPRDPRLASVDPRLNRPWPALWSILVGFFMMMIDASIVTVALPRMQRELHADLTLLAWVTSAYLLPYAALMLITGRLGDRLGLKRVYMTGLAVFTLASLLCGLSTTAGMLIAARALQGVGAAIVSPQTMSMVTRIFPPDGRGRAMAIWGATGGVANIIGPLLGGVLVDGPGWQWIFYVNLPVGLLGMVAAARFVPALPGTSGRLDWPGVLLSAAGLGLVVFGVQEGQRYSWGAIAGLITVPRLIVVGLALLVVFVAWQHHMGHEALVPLRLFADRNFSAAVVGIAAMGAIVFAQNYPLTMFLQNVRDLSPTEAALMTLPSAVMSILLANPVGRWLDGHDPKPLAVTGFGCMAVGLSWLALAMSPSTPILTVLAAMTVIGVGNAFIWSPLSVTATANLSPKLAGAGAGLYSEMQQVAAVLGSSGIATLMTWRTQTRPDLARAMGDSMWLSVVLAGAGLVACLCFARPRRAADWQRG